In Aspergillus nidulans FGSC A4 chromosome II, a single window of DNA contains:
- a CDS encoding uncharacterized protein (transcript_id=CADANIAT00004844): protein MHPIWSPPKDYCNRPVAILGAGVLGRRIGCIWASAGYNVHLRDPSSEQLSAGLAYIEENVSTYSNKTGLSPGKAHGFTTLQEAVENAWLVIEAVPEKLPLKIDTFGELAAHAPDDCILASNSSSYKTSEMLDKVESETVRSRILNMHYYMPPRCMIVELMTDGSTHEGIFPFMVERCRESATEPYVARKESTGFIFNRLWAAVKREALTILAEGVSVPEEIDAMWRTMFIQGEVSPCMMMDAVGLDTVAFIEQHYIKERGLSSEKTVDYLQENYLSKGKLGTKCSLGGLYPPAFPENTQTKQGSPHLLVLDVGLAAETAATSIGTPAGEILSLAPDGDRIQHKVQTVVPNQLLPDGITIDRATNRIFWTNMGIPGRLDGTVCSSNMDGSDIRTLIGTGAINTPKQIAIDADARKLYFCDREGCAVYRCELDGSDLEPLVSRQPNKEGSTTDVQDWCVGIAVSPRFNKFYWTQKGAPKSGRGRILCAGIHTPPGPIAAGADKDEELCILSGLPEPIDLEIDEERGQLYWTDRGELPWGNALYRVQLDREGRPVGKPEILARGLHEAIGLSLCHKSGDIYLTDLGGSVYRFSRDGKKQVLYREDGRAFTGVLCLE from the exons ATGCATCCGATCTGGTCACCACCGAAAGATTACTGCAACCGCCCGGTTGCGATATTGGGAGCTGGCGTCCTTGGGCGGCGAATCG GCTGTATCTGGGCCTCTGCAGGTTACAACGTGCACCTGCGCGACCCAAGTAGCGAGCAGCTCTCTGCTGGCCTGGCGTACATCGAGGAAAATGTATCCACATACTCCAACAAGACAGGACTTTCCCCAGGGAAGGCTCACGGCTTCACGACATTACAGGAGGCCGTGGAGAATGCGTGGCTGGTTATCGAAGCCGTGCCTGAGAAACTGCCGCTGAAGATCGATACCTTTGGAGAGTTGGCGGCCCACGCACCGGATGACTGTATCCTTGCTTCGAATTCGTCGTCATACAAGACGTCTGAAATGTTGGACAAGGTAGAATCGGAGACCGTGAGATCCCGCATCTTGAATATGCACTATTATATGCCGCCGCGGTGTATGATCGTCGAGCTGATGACGGATGGATCCACGCACGAGGGGATATTCCCATTCATGGTGGAGAGGTGCCGCGAAAGCGCAACGGAGCCTTATGTTGCAAGAAAGGAATCAACTGGTTTCATCTTTAATCGGCTTTGGGCCGCTGTCAAACGCGAGGCGTTGACTATCCTTGCGGAAGGGGTGTCTGTTCCGGAAGAGATTGATGCAATGTGGAGAACAATGTTTATTCAGGGCGAAGTCTCGCCTTGCATGATGATGGATG CGGTTGGACTCGACACTGTTGCCTTCATCGAACAACACTACATCAAGGAGCGTGGCCTCTCGAGCGAAAAGACAGTCGACTACTTGCAAGAAAACTACCTCAGCAAGGGTAAACTGGGCACTAAGTGCTCTTTGGGAGGACTTTACCCTCCCGCCTTCCCGGAGAATACACAGACCAAGCAGGGCAGTCCTCACCTGTTAGTCCTCGACGTTGGGCTTGCGGCAGAGACAGCTGCCACGTCCATTGGAACCCCAGCCGGCGAGATTCTGTCCTTGGCCCCAGACGGAGACAGAATCCAGCACAAGGTGCAGACGGTTGTGCCAAACCAGCTTCTCCCGGATGGTATTACCATCGATCGTGCCACCAATCGCATCTTCTGGACAAACATGGGCATCCCCGGCCGGCTTGACGGAACTGTCTGCTCTTCGAACATGGATGGGAGCGACATCCGCACTCTCATCGGCACTGGTGCGATAAACACACCAAAGCAAATCGCCATTGACGCAGATGCGCGAAAGCTCTACTTCTGTGATCGTGAGGGTTGTGCAGTGTATCGCTGTGAACTCGACGGGTCAGACCTCGAGCCTTTGGTCTCCCGGCAGCCAAACAAGGAAGGCAGCACGACCGATGTGCAAGACTGGTGCGTAGGCATCGCCGTATCTCCCCGGTTCAACAAGTTTTACTGGACGCAAAAGGGGGCGCCCAAGAGCGGGAGGGGGCGCATCCTCTGCGCTGGAATTCATACTCCTCCTGGCCCCATTGCAGCCGGAGccgacaaggacgaggaaCTATGTATCCTGAGCGGGCTGCCTGAGCCAATTGACCTGGAAATCGACGAAGAGAGGGGTCAATTATACTGGACAGACCGGGGCGAGTTGCCCTGGGGAAATGCGTTATATCGAGTGCAGTTAGACAGAGAGGGTCGACCAGTGGGAAAGCCTGAGATCCTGGCTCGCGGGCTTCATGAAGCAATCGGACTGAGCCTTTGTCACAAGTCaggagatatatatttgactGATTTGGGCGGTTCTGTCTACCGATTTAGCCGTGATGGCAAGAAGCAGGTGTTGTACCGGGAAGATGGACGAGCTTTCACAGGCGTCTTGTGCCTAGAGTGA
- a CDS encoding cytochrome P450 (transcript_id=CADANIAT00004843), giving the protein MLNQQFYLHGETASSAKSITLDETANLDQVKHIVAAHFAIVEPNGIGFQTENDCLVDVSSILTAPGPIAITIDGRAVREPEGPKGLPFVGNYFEVFPDHLGNHQRLFDTYGPIIKTNNLGRTTYQTNDPQLSAIVLAESDFFTKKINEAHPLYPLKTPEAGVFLGDTDTKEWRDAHKFLPPALGPKAVRHYAPTMDSCVKDAFKVFDALDETGEAWNVYQYMLKLGSQAVGKLTLGLDFEHFTSPDAPTHEMVHAIAELLSLNKEVTSRGDWYAKLPFGAPKRLRNLKARIEEMVDESVQRAARGGVSDLPLQEAALQASNMVDYAIRATDNKGEKLPKSSLIWALVVATGAGFTTTSSLLSWLIYGLVTYPGMQDRLLQELVDHGITEDTELTADLTENLPFLDKYIKEMQRRHNPSYQPGRTAKVDLVLPGGYKIPKDSVVIAALHHIHNNPSIWDNPSRFDPDRWDTDEVKQRHKASYIPFAIGPRMCIGFNFALSEIKVFLPRLVYRYNFIREGDGPIEYDPMFQLIRPNNLYVRAERRVKWPAKTKSSE; this is encoded by the exons ATGTTGAACCAGCAATTCTATCTCCACGGCGAGACGGCCTCGTCCGCCAAGTCTATCACGCTCGACGAAACAGCAAACCTCGACCAGGTGAAGCATATAGTCGCTGCTCATTTTGCGATTGTGGAGCCAAACG GGATCGGCTTCCAAACGGAAAATGACTGTCTTGTGGACGTCTCCTCGATCCTCACTGCCCCAGGACCGATAGCCATAACCATTGATGGCCGCGCTGTCCGAGAACCGGAGGGGCCAAAGGGCCTTCCTTTTGTAGGCAACTACTTCGAGGTCTTCCCAGACCATCTGGGAAACCACCAGCGCCTCTTCGACACATACGGACCGATCATAAAAACCAACAACCTAGGCCGCACCACATACCAGACTAACGACCCGCAACTTTCAGCCATTGTCCTCGCCGAATCTGACTTTTTTACCAAGAAGATCAACGAAGCTCACCCGCTCTACCCTCTCAAAACTCCTGAGGCTGGTGTATTTCTTGGTGATACTGACACAAAGGAGTGGCGTGACGCTCATAAGTTTCTACCTCCAGCCCTAGGCCCCAAGGCCGTCCGTCACTATGCTCCTACCATGGATAGCTGCGTGAAAGATGCGTTTAAGGTGTTCGACGCCCTGGACGAGACCGGCGAAGCATGGAATGTGTATCAGTATATGCTTAAGCTCGGCTCCCAAGCGGTGGGTAAGCTGACGCTTGGTCTTGACTTTGAGCATTTCACGTCGCCCGATGCACCCACGCATGAGATGGTACACGCAATTGCTGAGCTTCTGTCCCTTAACAAGGAGGTCACCTCCCGAGGTGACTGGTACGCCAAGCTGCCTTTCGGTGCTCCTAAACGATTGAGGAACCTCAAGGCAAGAATCGAAGAAATGGTTGATGAGTCCGTGCAGAGAGCAGCACGCGGCGGCGTTAGtgatcttcctctgcaagaGGCGGCCCTGCAGGCCTCTAACATGGTTG ATTACGCCATCCGAGCCACAGACAACAAGGGCGAAAAGCTACCTAAGTCAAGTCTCATCTGGGCCCTGGTTGTTGCTACCGGCGCTGGATTCACAACAACCAGCTCCCTTCTCTCTTGGCTGATCTACGGCCTCGTCACCTACCCCGGCATGCAGGACCGGCTCCTGCAAGAGCTAGTCGACCACGGCATAACAGAAGACACTGAGCTCACAGCCGACCTAACAGAGAACCTCCCCTTTCTTGACAAGTATATCAAGGAAATGCAGCGGCGCCATAACCCTTCCTACCAGCCAGGTCGAACTGCGAAAGTCGACCTAGTCCTACCAGGGGGGTACAAGATCCCAAAGGACAGCGTTGTCATTGCTGCGCTGCACCATATCCACAATAATCCGAGTATCTGGGATAACCCCTCCCGGTTTGACCCTGATCGGTGGGATACGGATGAGGTGAAGCAGCGGCATAAGGCGTCGTATATTCCGTTTGCGATTGGGCCGAGAATGTGCATTGGATTCAATTTCGCATTGTCCGAGATCAAAGTCTTCCTGCCAAGGTTAGTTTACCGGTATAACTTCATCCGGGAGGGAGACGGGCCAATTGAGTATGATCCCATGTTTCAGCTCATCAGGCCGAATAATTTGTATGTTAGGGCCGAGAGAAGGGTCAAGTGGCCGGCTAAGACCAAGTCAAGTGAATAA